Proteins encoded within one genomic window of Synechococcus sp. PCC 7335:
- the tsaD gene encoding tRNA (adenosine(37)-N6)-threonylcarbamoyltransferase complex transferase subunit TsaD yields the protein MVAQSSSSSEKQSAVARAIARTEEQVIEYSAEGPSQPQGQSQTTILAIETSCDETAVAIVQGRTVLSSIVSSQIETHQRYGGVVPEVASREHVGMIGNAIAQALSQSGLDWTQVDAIATTCAPGLVGALMVGITAAKTLAMVHNKPFLGVHHLEGHIHASYLGDQDLQPPFLCLLVSGGHTSLIQVQDTGSYTILGKTRDDAAGEAFDKVARLLGLGYPGGPVIDRLAKQGNSKAFVLPEGKISQPNGGFHRYDASFSGLKTAVRRLIEKLQTEASARKGEVPTADVAASFQFTVVKALVKRAIACATDYGLDTIVVGGGVAANSELRETLSRAAAEYGIRVLFPPMKYCTDNAAMIACAAVAQFNRGMRSPLTLGAQSKLSLTDIDKLYAFEQKALD from the coding sequence ATGGTGGCTCAATCCTCTTCTTCCTCTGAAAAACAATCTGCCGTAGCACGCGCTATAGCAAGGACTGAAGAACAAGTTATAGAGTACTCAGCAGAAGGCCCTAGTCAGCCACAGGGTCAATCACAGACGACTATCTTAGCTATCGAGACAAGTTGCGATGAGACAGCAGTAGCCATTGTGCAAGGTAGAACAGTACTAAGCAGCATCGTGTCTTCACAAATTGAGACACATCAGCGCTACGGTGGGGTTGTTCCTGAGGTTGCCTCTCGGGAGCATGTGGGGATGATTGGCAATGCGATCGCTCAGGCACTGTCTCAGTCAGGCTTAGATTGGACTCAGGTGGATGCGATCGCCACTACCTGTGCTCCCGGCCTAGTTGGTGCGTTGATGGTAGGAATCACCGCCGCTAAAACCCTGGCGATGGTCCACAACAAACCTTTTCTAGGGGTTCATCACCTAGAAGGTCATATTCATGCTTCTTATCTAGGTGATCAAGACCTGCAGCCACCTTTCTTATGTCTATTGGTTTCGGGTGGACATACGAGTTTGATCCAGGTACAGGATACGGGTAGCTATACTATTCTAGGAAAGACCCGGGATGACGCGGCTGGTGAGGCATTTGACAAGGTGGCTCGGCTGCTTGGGCTAGGGTATCCTGGTGGCCCGGTGATCGATCGACTCGCAAAGCAAGGGAATTCCAAAGCCTTTGTGTTGCCAGAAGGAAAAATTTCGCAGCCGAACGGTGGGTTCCATCGCTATGACGCTAGCTTTAGCGGCTTAAAGACGGCAGTGCGGCGGCTCATTGAGAAATTGCAGACTGAGGCGTCAGCCAGGAAAGGCGAGGTACCGACAGCGGATGTGGCAGCCAGCTTCCAATTTACAGTCGTCAAAGCGCTGGTAAAGCGAGCCATTGCCTGTGCTACCGATTATGGATTAGACACGATTGTGGTCGGCGGTGGGGTTGCGGCTAATAGCGAGCTTAGAGAAACATTGAGTAGAGCTGCGGCAGAGTACGGAATTAGAGTGCTGTTTCCACCGATGAAATACTGCACGGACAATGCAGCTATGATTGCTTGTGCAGCAGTGGCACAGTTTAATAGAGGCATGCGATCGCCCCTTACCCTTGGCGCTCAGTCAAAACTATCCCTTACAGATATCGACAAACTCTATGCGTTCGAACAAAAAGCTTTGGACTGA
- a CDS encoding alpha/beta fold hydrolase, whose protein sequence is MDMLTESIRGVPHAYDFTQARSQTNSSIVQTSDRSYPLVFIHGWLLSRTYWQPLVQTLSLSYRCLTYDMRGFGESVLPSDLSHEQLDTSFQVIELPAGRSLFGLHRSQKSETYQASTYSLAAYAKDLESLLDQLDIDQVWLLGHSLGGSIALWAAYLLPERIKGVICINAGGGVYIENEFKKFRAAGQQMLKFRPNWLAQLPLLPRLFARLMVKQPLSVSWGQQRIRDFVRANAQAASGALLESTTAAEVYLLPQVISALAQPVHFITATEDTVMPRRYVDYLASFHSGFARGQIVSEIANCGHMAMIEQPEKVAQIIHSVLQSKAFCSNA, encoded by the coding sequence ATGGACATGCTCACAGAAAGTATCAGAGGCGTTCCCCATGCCTACGACTTCACCCAGGCGCGATCGCAAACAAATTCTTCGATCGTCCAGACTAGCGACAGATCTTATCCCCTCGTTTTTATCCACGGCTGGCTGCTTAGCAGGACCTATTGGCAGCCTTTAGTTCAAACTCTCTCGCTGAGCTATCGCTGCTTGACTTACGACATGCGTGGATTTGGGGAGTCAGTCCTGCCGAGTGATCTATCTCATGAACAATTAGATACTAGCTTCCAGGTAATCGAGCTACCAGCAGGGCGTTCTTTATTTGGGTTACACAGGAGCCAAAAAAGTGAGACATATCAGGCGTCTACCTACAGTCTGGCTGCCTATGCCAAAGATCTAGAATCTCTACTTGACCAGCTAGACATTGACCAGGTATGGCTACTAGGACATTCGTTAGGCGGCAGCATTGCGCTTTGGGCTGCCTATCTGCTACCGGAGCGAATCAAAGGCGTTATCTGCATTAATGCAGGAGGCGGCGTGTATATAGAGAACGAGTTCAAGAAATTTCGAGCAGCAGGTCAACAGATGCTCAAGTTTCGACCTAACTGGCTAGCTCAGCTGCCCTTGTTACCAAGACTATTTGCTCGCTTAATGGTTAAGCAACCTCTATCAGTTAGCTGGGGACAGCAGCGTATTCGTGATTTTGTTCGAGCCAATGCGCAAGCTGCCAGCGGCGCTTTATTAGAATCTACAACCGCAGCAGAAGTCTATCTATTGCCCCAAGTTATTAGCGCCCTTGCTCAGCCAGTCCACTTCATCACAGCTACCGAAGATACCGTAATGCCTCGGCGCTATGTTGATTATTTGGCTAGCTTTCATTCAGGCTTTGCTAGGGGTCAAATTGTCTCTGAGATAGCCAACTGCGGCCATATGGCTATGATCGAGCAGCCGGAGAAGGTAGCGCAAATCATTCACTCAGTCCTTCAGTCCAAAGCTTTTTGTTCGAACGCATAG
- a CDS encoding GNAT family N-acetyltransferase produces the protein MGFWKSLFTTSDVATASKQTAGDGYIAEAKSIDDSRIFFSTDRTIDLYELEELCDAVGWSRRPIRKVRKAIQNSFLVITMWEQKGNRKRLIGFSRATSDHAFNATIWDVVVHPEFQGKGLGRALMKQLIKKLRSEDISNVTLFADPDVVNFYKQLGFMPDPEGIKGMFWYPD, from the coding sequence ATGGGGTTCTGGAAAAGCCTGTTCACCACCTCTGATGTTGCTACAGCCTCCAAGCAAACTGCTGGTGACGGTTATATCGCAGAAGCTAAGAGCATTGACGACAGCCGAATCTTCTTTAGCACGGATCGCACCATCGATCTCTATGAGTTAGAAGAGCTATGTGACGCTGTAGGCTGGTCTCGCAGACCTATTCGCAAGGTCCGTAAAGCAATTCAAAATAGCTTTCTTGTGATTACGATGTGGGAGCAAAAAGGCAACCGCAAAAGACTAATTGGGTTTTCAAGAGCAACCTCAGATCATGCGTTTAATGCCACCATATGGGATGTTGTTGTCCATCCTGAGTTTCAAGGTAAGGGGCTAGGTAGAGCCTTGATGAAGCAGCTGATCAAAAAGCTACGTAGTGAAGATATCAGCAATGTAACGCTTTTTGCCGATCCAGACGTGGTTAATTTCTACAAGCAGCTAGGCTTTATGCCCGATCCTGAAGGAATCAAAGGCATGTTCTGGTATCCAGATTAG
- a CDS encoding GNAT family N-acetyltransferase, with protein MFSGQIEFNQASRNEDIAPLGLTCCLSKQLSLRPLALADTEALFALTDANRSYLKQWLPWLDSNLSSKDTRAFIEQKIEKAHIGQELVSAICYDHIIVGLIGLHDISWNNRSGSIGYWLDAAHQGKGIMTLACQSMMDYGFTTLNLNRIDICCAVNNDRSEAVAKRLGLTYEGTLREAEWLYDHFVDLKVHSMLCHEWISRLS; from the coding sequence GTGTTCTCAGGGCAAATTGAGTTCAATCAGGCTAGTAGAAATGAAGACATCGCCCCTCTTGGTTTGACCTGTTGCCTTAGCAAGCAGCTTAGCTTGCGCCCGCTAGCGCTAGCGGATACAGAGGCGCTTTTTGCCCTAACTGATGCCAACCGCAGCTATCTGAAGCAATGGTTACCTTGGTTAGATTCAAACCTGAGTTCGAAAGATACTCGTGCTTTTATCGAACAGAAGATCGAAAAGGCGCATATAGGTCAGGAGCTAGTGTCTGCCATTTGCTACGACCATATAATCGTTGGGCTGATAGGGCTTCACGATATCAGTTGGAATAACCGTTCGGGCAGCATTGGCTATTGGCTAGATGCCGCTCATCAGGGTAAAGGCATAATGACCTTAGCCTGTCAATCCATGATGGATTATGGTTTCACGACGCTGAATCTTAATCGAATTGATATCTGCTGCGCCGTGAACAACGATCGGAGTGAAGCTGTTGCTAAAAGGCTAGGGTTGACTTATGAAGGCACTCTAAGAGAGGCAGAGTGGCTCTATGATCACTTTGTAGATCTGAAGGTACATTCTATGCTATGCCACGAATGGATTTCACGGTTAAGCTAG
- a CDS encoding DUF4332 domain-containing protein, which translates to MVTSINHPLDQLPGLTKGQVRQLNEIGILTTFELLRKGNSVVQRQQLSKQLSTSIKHINKWTALANLARIPSVGCQYCGLLLHAGVSTPQQLATMTVQRLHPQLLRLQVQLFRRADLAPDVGMVASWIQQAQQMID; encoded by the coding sequence ATGGTGACCTCTATTAACCATCCTCTCGATCAACTGCCCGGACTGACGAAGGGACAGGTTCGGCAACTAAATGAGATAGGTATTTTGACAACGTTTGAGCTGTTGCGCAAAGGCAATAGCGTCGTTCAAAGACAGCAGCTATCCAAACAGCTTAGTACAAGTATTAAACACATCAACAAGTGGACAGCTTTGGCTAACCTAGCGAGAATCCCAAGCGTAGGCTGTCAGTACTGTGGCCTGTTGTTACACGCCGGGGTCAGTACTCCGCAACAACTGGCAACAATGACGGTTCAGCGTCTGCATCCACAGCTATTACGACTACAGGTACAACTTTTTCGGCGGGCTGATTTAGCTCCTGATGTGGGTATGGTTGCTAGCTGGATTCAGCAAGCTCAGCAGATGATAGATTGA